TCGAAGCGCGCTCGACCAACACCGGCGACAACATCACGTTCTCCCGTGCCCTGTTGAAACAGCGAGGCGTCGATCCGCAACGCGTCATCCTCGTTCAGAAGCCGTATATGGAGCGACGCGCGTTGGCGACCTTCCGGCAACGGTGGCCAGGCACCGATGTCCTCGTATCGTCGCCGCCAATCGACTTCGACCACTACCCCACCGTGGAGCTCCCCAAAGCTCTCGTGATCAACATCCTGGTTGGCGACGTGCAGCGGATTCGGGTCTATGCGGATCGCGGATTCCAGATTGCTCAGCCGATGCCGGATCACGTGTGGGAGGCGTGGGAGGAATTGGTCGCCAGGGGCTACACGACGCACCTCGTGCGGGACTGATCGCGCCCCGAGAGTACTCCGCGATTGAAT
The nucleotide sequence above comes from Acidobacteriota bacterium. Encoded proteins:
- a CDS encoding YdcF family protein, giving the protein MTHAPSTDALARTLWNYMLLRQTLVESDVIVALGSNDLRVAEHAADLFLRGLAPLLVCSGHLGRLTSGRFHRSEAELFADVAAARGVSRSAILLEARSTNTGDNITFSRALLKQRGVDPQRVILVQKPYMERRALATFRQRWPGTDVLVSSPPIDFDHYPTVELPKALVINILVGDVQRIRVYADRGFQIAQPMPDHVWEAWEELVARGYTTHLVRD